Proteins encoded together in one Pontiella desulfatans window:
- a CDS encoding AraC family transcriptional regulator translates to MSKTKFKIALMIETSGSYGRGVLRGIARYSHLHGPWSFHVLAGHTSQSLPDIHSWKADGIIGRMNTPQILKAVAESGLPAIGLDIPFDQTGHVGGESRISEIHPDPDATADLAVNHLIERGFKQFAFVGEGERVWSMRRKLAFSKRIAEEGLPCYIYPVPKAKGGKPSWDKEASFMETWLKELPKPIALMASNDERGREVLDAAMVAGIAVPDDLAIIGVDNDDILCELCDPPLSSVDFNTIKAGYEAAELMEKLISGKIKKPRTILSEPLTVVTRRSTDVYAMEDRKVAQAIGFIRDNAAEPIRVPDVLKAVPISRRALELRFKQVMKHSINDEILLAHLQRAKELLQSTTLPVEEIAYLAGFSSNSYMGDVFKKRLGTTPARYRKSVQR, encoded by the coding sequence ATGTCGAAAACCAAATTCAAGATTGCGCTGATGATCGAAACCTCCGGCAGCTACGGCCGCGGTGTCCTGCGCGGCATTGCGCGCTATTCGCACCTGCACGGCCCGTGGTCGTTCCACGTGCTTGCGGGCCACACCAGCCAGAGCCTGCCCGACATCCATAGCTGGAAAGCCGACGGCATCATCGGCCGCATGAACACGCCGCAAATCCTAAAAGCCGTGGCGGAAAGCGGACTGCCCGCCATCGGCCTCGACATTCCGTTCGACCAGACCGGACACGTGGGCGGCGAAAGCAGGATCAGCGAAATCCATCCCGACCCCGACGCCACGGCCGACCTGGCGGTCAACCATCTGATCGAGCGCGGCTTCAAGCAATTTGCCTTCGTGGGCGAGGGCGAGCGCGTCTGGTCGATGCGGCGCAAGCTGGCCTTTTCAAAGCGCATCGCCGAGGAAGGCCTCCCCTGCTACATCTATCCCGTCCCGAAAGCCAAGGGCGGAAAACCTTCGTGGGACAAGGAAGCGTCGTTTATGGAAACCTGGCTGAAGGAACTTCCGAAACCGATCGCGCTGATGGCCAGCAACGACGAACGCGGCCGCGAGGTGCTCGATGCCGCCATGGTGGCGGGCATCGCCGTGCCCGACGACCTCGCAATCATCGGTGTCGACAACGACGACATCCTGTGCGAGCTGTGCGACCCGCCGCTCTCCAGCGTGGACTTCAATACAATCAAGGCCGGCTACGAGGCGGCCGAACTGATGGAAAAGCTGATTTCGGGGAAGATTAAAAAGCCCCGGACGATTCTTTCCGAACCGCTCACCGTGGTGACGCGCCGCTCCACCGATGTGTATGCCATGGAAGACCGCAAGGTGGCCCAGGCGATCGGCTTCATCCGCGACAACGCCGCCGAACCGATCCGCGTACCCGATGTGCTCAAGGCCGTACCGATCTCCCGGCGCGCACTGGAACTGCGGTTCAAGCAGGTGATGAAACACTCGATCAACGACGAAATCCTGCTCGCCCACCTGCAACGGGCCAAGGAGCTGCTGCAGTCCACCACCCTGCCCGTGGAGGAAATCGCCTACCTCGCCGGATTCAGCTCCAACAGCTACATGGGCGATGTCTTCAAGAAACGCCTCGGCACCACCCCCGCCCGCTACCGCAAGAGTGTGCAACGATAG
- a CDS encoding nucleoside hydrolase-like domain-containing protein: protein MQKKLFILAVCFVTAILPCIGKPKVWIISDMTDKTLPGGNKEGTINDPDDISAMAGYLLMANEFETLGIVVGSTHRKEHATTPNQAQWANTYFGQAYAKDLPGLKTLGDYPARIPFIQSSIKESAERFNPNREYDSLKPYPSIAALFQALEKEDGTVNVLCWGSLTEPAILVNHCLNHGRDDLLKKTRFIAHWTNSSLHQGTPEHPEHVANCREDAKACAYLKAMAKVGLVDYRECGAIGQHGIVSGAPKGKAYYDQFHTSALGTIFVEGKFVFNGVDHSDSATYWTLLGDWGVKLDDITSTGTNDPETERANEAKFKARSHDIHNELLRRSNAAGIAHSPALHD from the coding sequence ATGCAGAAAAAATTGTTCATTCTAGCCGTTTGCTTTGTTACCGCGATCCTTCCGTGCATCGGAAAGCCCAAGGTTTGGATCATCAGCGACATGACCGATAAGACCCTGCCGGGAGGCAACAAGGAAGGCACCATTAACGATCCGGACGACATCTCCGCCATGGCGGGTTATCTGCTGATGGCGAACGAGTTTGAAACGCTGGGCATCGTGGTGGGCAGCACCCATCGCAAAGAACATGCAACCACGCCCAACCAGGCCCAATGGGCAAACACATATTTCGGACAGGCGTACGCCAAGGATTTGCCGGGACTGAAAACCCTCGGCGATTATCCCGCCCGCATTCCATTCATCCAATCCTCCATCAAAGAGAGTGCCGAACGGTTCAACCCCAACCGGGAATATGATTCACTCAAACCCTATCCCTCCATCGCCGCACTGTTCCAGGCTTTGGAAAAAGAAGACGGCACCGTAAACGTGCTTTGCTGGGGATCGCTCACCGAACCGGCCATCCTCGTCAACCATTGCCTGAACCATGGTCGCGACGACCTGCTGAAGAAAACCCGCTTCATCGCCCACTGGACGAACTCCTCCCTGCACCAGGGCACGCCCGAGCACCCTGAACACGTTGCCAACTGCCGCGAAGACGCCAAGGCCTGCGCCTACCTCAAGGCCATGGCTAAGGTAGGCCTCGTCGACTACCGCGAATGCGGTGCCATCGGCCAGCACGGCATCGTCAGCGGCGCGCCTAAAGGAAAAGCCTACTACGATCAGTTCCACACCAGCGCCCTCGGCACTATTTTTGTGGAAGGCAAGTTTGTCTTCAATGGCGTCGACCACTCCGACTCCGCCACCTATTGGACACTGCTCGGCGACTGGGGCGTAAAGCTCGACGATATTACCTCAACCGGCACAAACGATCCGGAAACCGAACGCGCCAACGAAGCAAAATTCAAAGCCCGCTCACACGACATCCATAACGAGCTGCTCCGCCGCTCCAACGCGGCGGGCATAGCCCATTCTCCCGCCCTGCACGATTGA
- a CDS encoding sulfatase-like hydrolase/transferase: MAKLFLMLLVAAALLAEGAVTVDFDAATGPAVNVGDTTVRIDIATDGSASLNSISSIGISNAAAVVSGSVSSAPSIPYTVTLFIANNNGRQTSIGLMGVANNHIDPGETMQFSFNLDPAPAGSSLSVTEVALDPDLDTADGSITDSGTGSVGVRFSGTGREAFETSTLDVAGGIQLNGGTVSKYQFAALSFDVTSGTPSDPLPTIGSFSASPVYIPTGGTSTISWEVSDADWVSILPELGRVPGSGSSNVMPMVATEYQLIATNSGGSVTGQVGVVVGERPMNVLFIAIDDMKTITAYHESQPGHLLHRIYPDPVLRSKVVARMTPNMDRLAGEGVAFLNSQCAVPACNPSRASLMTGIRPHVHGMAGNEGGIYFRDWSYGGEQPMADAITLPELLKNNGWYTAETGKIFHSGSDRADSDYPRSWSTWSNVGGGAGAKVPSFFGAVPDSRFEWGQEGGSDAVYSQLNDYAKADFMARVMEQGTMVNGSDVFLVSTNQPFFLACGIFRPHTPYYATKDLIDLFPTNEMTVTRAMYNEFAADGDDLPGQGLNWSGLDGSDEFVKILDHGIALAGADGDLAIWKDMLQHYFASCALADRAVGRLLDGLENSPFADNTMVILWSDHGYHLGEKLKQSKFSLWDDAANQLLLIKDPRNPQSHGLRCFRAVNLVDLYPTVAAMAGLPLPDARITGHDLTPLLENPRSTWNIPTHTTYGSVAHNMVRMERFKLIRYNDDNHQTELYDLDNDPEEFINLADSNAFGSVKAEMIALLNIALAEGTYPNEREGDLTNFRFGSSGHGQDAGTMANAADPDRDGLANIHEFSLGTDPLTPDTGLAGLLPALGTSGNALYYEFRYRDSRNSIFYQVEARTNLLGGTSAVIWDSRTPGAVDAATHIDHGDGTRTLRVPADTTEPARFLRQALGEAP, encoded by the coding sequence ATGGCCAAACTGTTTTTAATGCTGCTGGTTGCCGCCGCGCTCCTGGCGGAGGGGGCGGTCACCGTGGATTTCGATGCCGCCACCGGCCCGGCGGTCAACGTGGGCGACACGACGGTGCGGATCGATATCGCCACCGACGGCAGTGCATCGCTCAATTCGATTTCAAGCATTGGAATCAGCAACGCGGCCGCAGTCGTATCGGGCTCGGTTTCCTCCGCACCGTCAATCCCCTATACGGTGACCCTGTTCATCGCCAACAACAATGGCCGCCAGACCAGCATCGGCCTGATGGGCGTGGCCAACAACCACATCGACCCAGGCGAAACCATGCAGTTTTCATTCAACCTCGACCCCGCGCCGGCTGGTTCCTCGCTGAGCGTCACGGAAGTCGCGCTCGATCCCGACCTCGATACGGCCGACGGTTCCATCACGGATTCCGGCACCGGTTCGGTGGGTGTGCGGTTTTCCGGAACCGGGCGGGAAGCGTTCGAAACGTCGACACTGGATGTGGCCGGGGGAATTCAGCTCAACGGTGGAACCGTCAGCAAGTACCAGTTTGCCGCCCTTTCATTTGATGTCACATCCGGAACACCCTCCGATCCGCTTCCAACCATTGGAAGTTTTTCCGCTTCCCCGGTTTATATTCCGACCGGCGGAACGAGCACCATCAGCTGGGAGGTGTCCGATGCGGATTGGGTCTCGATACTTCCAGAGCTTGGACGTGTTCCAGGGTCTGGAAGTTCCAATGTTATGCCGATGGTGGCGACAGAATATCAACTCATCGCGACGAATAGCGGAGGTTCTGTTACGGGGCAGGTGGGCGTGGTGGTCGGCGAGCGGCCGATGAATGTTCTGTTTATTGCGATCGACGACATGAAGACCATCACCGCGTATCATGAGAGCCAGCCGGGGCATCTGTTGCATCGGATCTATCCGGATCCCGTGCTGCGCTCGAAGGTGGTTGCACGCATGACGCCGAATATGGATCGGCTGGCCGGCGAGGGGGTTGCCTTTCTCAATTCCCAGTGTGCGGTTCCGGCGTGCAACCCGTCGCGCGCCTCGCTCATGACCGGAATCCGGCCCCATGTTCATGGCATGGCCGGAAATGAAGGGGGCATCTATTTCCGCGATTGGTCGTACGGTGGCGAACAGCCGATGGCCGATGCCATCACCCTGCCGGAACTGTTGAAGAACAACGGCTGGTACACGGCGGAGACCGGCAAGATTTTTCACTCCGGCAGTGATCGGGCCGATTCGGACTATCCGCGCTCCTGGTCAACGTGGAGCAATGTCGGCGGGGGAGCCGGCGCAAAAGTGCCGAGCTTTTTCGGGGCTGTTCCGGACAGTCGCTTTGAGTGGGGCCAGGAGGGGGGAAGCGATGCGGTATATTCCCAGCTGAACGATTATGCCAAAGCCGATTTTATGGCTCGGGTAATGGAACAGGGAACCATGGTGAACGGAAGTGATGTTTTCTTGGTATCCACCAACCAACCCTTTTTTCTCGCCTGCGGGATCTTTCGCCCGCACACGCCGTATTATGCAACAAAGGATCTGATCGATCTGTTTCCGACCAATGAAATGACGGTTACCCGGGCAATGTACAACGAGTTCGCCGCCGATGGCGACGACCTGCCGGGGCAGGGGCTCAACTGGAGTGGGCTGGATGGTTCCGATGAGTTTGTGAAAATTCTCGATCACGGCATTGCATTGGCGGGGGCGGATGGCGATCTCGCAATCTGGAAAGACATGCTTCAACACTACTTTGCCAGTTGTGCCCTGGCCGACCGGGCTGTCGGCCGCCTGTTGGACGGACTTGAAAACAGTCCGTTTGCGGACAACACGATGGTGATCCTCTGGAGCGATCATGGGTATCACCTGGGCGAAAAACTAAAGCAGAGCAAATTTTCGCTCTGGGACGATGCGGCAAACCAGTTGTTGCTCATCAAGGATCCGCGCAATCCGCAGAGCCACGGCCTTCGCTGCTTCCGCGCGGTCAATCTGGTCGACCTTTATCCGACGGTCGCCGCCATGGCCGGCCTTCCGCTGCCGGACGCCCGCATTACCGGTCACGACCTGACCCCGCTGCTCGAAAATCCGCGCTCCACCTGGAATATTCCCACGCATACCACCTATGGCAGTGTTGCGCACAACATGGTGCGCATGGAGCGCTTTAAACTGATTCGGTACAACGACGATAATCATCAGACCGAACTCTACGATCTGGATAACGACCCGGAGGAGTTCATCAACCTGGCGGACTCCAATGCGTTTGGTTCGGTGAAAGCGGAGATGATCGCACTGCTGAATATCGCTCTGGCCGAAGGAACCTATCCGAATGAGCGTGAAGGCGATCTGACCAACTTCCGGTTCGGCAGCTCCGGCCATGGCCAGGATGCCGGAACCATGGCGAATGCCGCCGATCCCGACCGCGACGGCCTCGCCAATATTCACGAGTTCAGTCTGGGAACGGATCCTTTAACGCCGGACACCGGCCTGGCCGGGCTGCTTCCAGCCCTTGGAACATCCGGCAACGCGCTCTACTATGAATTCCGCTACCGCGATTCGCGCAACTCGATCTTCTATCAGGTGGAAGCCCGAACGAATCTCCTGGGCGGGACGTCCGCTGTCATCTGGGATTCCCGCACGCCCGGCGCGGTCGATGCCGCGACCCATATCGACCATGGCGACGGCACCCGTACCCTGCGCGTTCCCGCTGACACCACAGAACCCGCCCGGTTTTTGCGCCAGGCCCTTGGCGAGGCTCCATAG